The Pseudomonas asiatica genome has a segment encoding these proteins:
- the betT gene encoding choline transporter BetT: MNPPVFYFAASFILIFGLVVISFPQAAGDWLLAAQNWAANTVGWYYMLAMTLYLVFVVVTALSGYGKIKLGADHDEPEFSYLSWAGMLFAAGISITLFFFCVSEPLTHMLQPPQGEAGTAEAGRQAMQILFLHWGLHGWGVFAFVGMALAYFAYRHNLPLALRSALYPLIGKRINGPIGYAVDGFGIIATVFGLGADMGFGVLHLNAGLDYLFGIDHSQWVQVLLITLMMGAAVAVAVAGVEKGVRVMSDINLFLACALLLFVLFAGPTQHLFNTLIQNLGDYLGALPRKSFDVYAYGENRDWLGGWTVFYWAWWIAWAPFVGLFIARISRGRTIREFVFGVLLIPLGFTLAWMSIFGNSALDQVINHGMTALGQSALDNPSMSLYLLLETYPWSKTVIAMTVFISFVFFVTSADSGTVVLSTLSAKGGDADEDGPNWLRIFWGAMTALITSALLFAGSIDSLKSAVVLTSLPFSLILLCMMWGLHKAFYLESQRQIAQMHSLAPFAQSRRGRGGWRQRLSQAVHFPSRDEVYRFMDDVVRPAIADVREVFEQKGLVLITQDDPSHDNVSLKIGHGEEQPFIYQVQMRGYFTPSFALGGLGTQELKNRRYYRAEVHLSEGSQNYDLVGYSKEQIINDILDQYERHMQYLHLVR, translated from the coding sequence ATGAACCCCCCGGTGTTCTATTTCGCGGCAAGTTTCATCCTCATCTTCGGCCTGGTGGTTATTTCCTTCCCGCAAGCAGCAGGCGACTGGTTGCTGGCGGCGCAGAACTGGGCGGCGAACACGGTCGGCTGGTACTACATGCTGGCGATGACGCTGTACCTGGTCTTCGTGGTGGTCACCGCCTTGTCCGGCTACGGCAAGATCAAGCTCGGTGCCGACCACGACGAGCCCGAGTTCAGTTACCTGTCGTGGGCCGGCATGCTGTTTGCCGCCGGCATCAGCATCACCTTGTTCTTCTTCTGCGTGTCCGAACCCCTGACCCACATGCTGCAGCCGCCCCAGGGCGAAGCGGGTACGGCCGAGGCCGGGCGCCAGGCGATGCAGATCCTGTTCCTGCACTGGGGCCTGCATGGCTGGGGCGTGTTCGCCTTCGTCGGCATGGCCCTGGCCTACTTCGCCTACCGGCACAACCTGCCGCTGGCCTTGCGTTCGGCGCTGTACCCGCTGATCGGCAAGCGCATCAACGGGCCGATCGGTTATGCAGTGGACGGCTTCGGCATCATCGCCACGGTGTTCGGCCTGGGCGCCGACATGGGCTTTGGCGTGCTGCACCTGAACGCCGGCCTCGACTACCTGTTCGGCATCGACCACAGCCAGTGGGTGCAAGTGCTGCTCATCACCCTGATGATGGGCGCGGCGGTGGCCGTGGCCGTGGCCGGGGTGGAGAAGGGCGTGCGGGTGATGAGCGACATCAACCTGTTCCTGGCCTGCGCGCTGTTGCTGTTCGTGTTGTTCGCCGGGCCTACCCAGCACCTGTTCAACACGCTGATCCAGAACCTCGGTGACTACCTGGGTGCCTTGCCGCGCAAGAGCTTCGACGTTTATGCCTACGGCGAGAACCGCGACTGGCTGGGCGGCTGGACGGTGTTCTACTGGGCCTGGTGGATTGCCTGGGCGCCGTTCGTGGGCCTGTTCATCGCCCGCATCTCCCGTGGCCGCACCATCCGCGAGTTCGTCTTTGGTGTGCTGTTGATTCCGCTGGGCTTTACCCTGGCGTGGATGTCGATCTTCGGCAACAGCGCCCTGGACCAGGTCATCAACCACGGCATGACCGCGCTGGGCCAGTCGGCGCTGGATAACCCGTCGATGAGCCTGTACCTGCTGCTGGAGACCTACCCCTGGAGCAAGACGGTGATCGCCATGACGGTGTTCATCAGTTTCGTGTTCTTCGTCACCTCGGCCGACTCGGGCACCGTGGTGCTGTCGACCTTGTCGGCCAAGGGTGGTGATGCAGACGAGGACGGGCCGAACTGGCTGCGCATCTTCTGGGGCGCGATGACGGCGCTGATCACCAGTGCGCTGTTGTTCGCCGGCAGCATCGATTCGCTTAAATCGGCGGTGGTGCTGACCTCGCTGCCGTTCTCGCTGATCCTGCTGTGCATGATGTGGGGGCTGCACAAGGCGTTCTACCTGGAGTCGCAACGGCAGATTGCGCAGATGCATTCGCTGGCCCCGTTCGCCCAGTCACGCCGCGGCCGTGGTGGCTGGCGCCAGCGCCTGAGCCAGGCGGTGCACTTCCCGTCGCGTGATGAGGTGTACCGCTTCATGGACGACGTGGTGCGCCCGGCAATTGCCGATGTGCGTGAAGTGTTCGAACAGAAGGGGCTGGTGCTGATTACCCAGGACGACCCGAGCCACGACAACGTCAGCCTGAAGATTGGCCATGGCGAGGAACAGCCGTTCATTTACCAGGTGCAGATGCGTGGCTACTTCACGCCATCGTTCGCCCTGGGTGGGCTGGGTACGCAAGAGTTGAAGAACCGCCGTTACTACCGGGCGGAGGTGCACCTGAGCGAAGGCAGCCAGAACTATGACCTGGTGGGCTACAGCAAGGAGCAGATCATCAACGACATCCTCGACCAGTACGAACGGCACATGCAGTACCTGCATCTGGTCCGCTAG